One genomic region from Halorussus rarus encodes:
- a CDS encoding CheF family chemotaxis protein, translating to MSEKVIADFVARFSLDSFDSPEPVKGRIVLSQKRLVLATDESKTTVPLAAIFDVNVGHVPGEMEAFFQDTITIAYREGDRRRTAVVEAGSEEVSRFKTVLFKAELNGTAARVKHPARVGGRVTDSSFRRAKLKIRPGAVRFAGDDPVTVNLANVTYFQKEDRDGGAVLVVRHADQGQSVTSEFALESDRKLNLLGRYLRLEYSELAKEVEDVTTSEDEMEALVAIYSGARSGDLAGTLGVDSSRVTMLLNDLREKGLVDEGQKGLSLTAQGQLLVSDRIETVNT from the coding sequence ATGTCCGAAAAGGTCATCGCCGACTTCGTCGCACGGTTCAGCCTCGACTCGTTCGATTCGCCCGAACCGGTCAAGGGTCGGATCGTCCTCAGCCAGAAGCGTCTGGTGCTGGCGACCGACGAGTCGAAGACGACCGTCCCGCTCGCGGCCATCTTCGACGTCAACGTCGGTCACGTCCCCGGCGAGATGGAGGCGTTCTTCCAGGACACCATCACCATCGCGTACCGCGAGGGCGACCGCCGCAGGACCGCGGTCGTGGAGGCCGGCAGCGAGGAGGTCTCCCGGTTCAAGACCGTGCTGTTCAAGGCCGAACTCAACGGGACCGCGGCCAGGGTCAAGCATCCGGCCCGCGTCGGCGGCCGGGTAACCGACTCGTCGTTCCGCAGGGCGAAGCTCAAGATCCGTCCGGGTGCGGTCCGGTTCGCCGGCGACGACCCGGTGACGGTGAACCTCGCCAACGTCACGTACTTCCAGAAGGAGGACCGCGACGGCGGGGCGGTCCTGGTCGTCCGCCACGCCGACCAGGGCCAGTCGGTGACCTCGGAGTTCGCGCTCGAGAGCGACCGCAAGCTCAACCTGCTCGGGCGGTACCTCCGCCTCGAGTACTCCGAACTCGCCAAGGAGGTCGAGGACGTGACCACCTCCGAGGACGAGATGGAGGCGCTGGTCGCCATCTACTCGGGCGCCCGGAGCGGCGACCTCGCCGGGACGCTCGGCGTCGACTCCAGTCGGGTGACGATGCTGCTCAACGACCTCCGCGAGAAGGGGCTGGTCGACGAGGGCCAGAAGGGGCTGTCGCTGACCGCACAGGGTCAACTGCTCGTCAGCGACCGCATCGAGACGGTCAACACCTGA
- a CDS encoding lysylphosphatidylglycerol synthase transmembrane domain-containing protein — MSTETSGEVFDRRTTLKVVAGFAVAVVLMYFFGRVIGWGEIARTFRGANLWWLGLACLSTVVSLVVWAKSWDVILGSVDVEVPFRKIVVTYLAATFADYATPFGKAGGGPFIAYVLAADTEANYQDSLASVVTADLLNLLPFFTFAGLGTVVLLIQGAVPRQAEILVAGLGGMAIVLPVVIYGSYRYRDVVERFLMKIIGPIAKRVDRIDADNIGERVDEFYDLIDRIADNRRQLAYTLVYAYVGWLFFAAPLWFAGQTLGVGGHVGPMLVLFIVPASSIAGVVPTPGGVGGVEFALVGLLVALTALQTDVAASVALVYRVASYWFGLAIGGLAAFFVIHRT; from the coding sequence ATGTCGACCGAGACCTCCGGCGAGGTGTTCGACCGCCGCACCACCCTCAAGGTCGTCGCGGGCTTCGCCGTCGCGGTGGTCCTCATGTACTTCTTCGGTCGGGTCATCGGGTGGGGCGAGATCGCCCGGACGTTCCGGGGCGCCAACCTCTGGTGGCTCGGACTGGCCTGCCTCTCGACGGTGGTCTCGCTGGTCGTCTGGGCCAAGTCGTGGGACGTCATTCTCGGCAGCGTCGACGTCGAAGTGCCCTTTAGGAAGATCGTGGTCACCTACTTGGCGGCCACGTTCGCCGACTACGCCACTCCGTTCGGCAAGGCCGGTGGCGGCCCGTTCATCGCCTACGTCCTGGCGGCCGACACCGAGGCCAACTACCAGGACAGCCTCGCGAGCGTCGTGACCGCCGACCTGCTCAACCTGCTCCCGTTCTTCACGTTCGCCGGGCTCGGCACGGTCGTGCTCCTGATACAGGGCGCCGTGCCCAGACAGGCCGAGATTCTGGTCGCGGGCCTCGGGGGCATGGCCATCGTGCTGCCGGTGGTCATCTACGGCTCGTACCGCTATCGGGACGTCGTCGAACGGTTCCTCATGAAGATAATCGGACCGATCGCCAAGCGCGTCGACCGAATCGACGCCGACAACATCGGGGAGCGAGTCGACGAGTTCTACGACCTGATCGACCGAATCGCGGACAACCGCCGACAGCTCGCGTACACGCTGGTGTACGCGTACGTCGGGTGGCTGTTCTTCGCCGCACCGCTCTGGTTCGCGGGCCAGACGCTGGGCGTCGGCGGTCACGTCGGTCCCATGCTGGTGCTGTTCATCGTCCCCGCCAGCTCCATCGCTGGCGTCGTTCCCACGCCCGGCGGCGTGGGGGGCGTCGAGTTCGCGCTGGTCGGCCTCCTGGTCGCGCTGACCGCGCTCCAGACCGACGTCGCCGCGAGCGTGGCGCTGGTCTACCGGGTTGCCAGCTACTGGTTCGGGCTCGCGATCGGCGGCCTGGCCGCCTTCTTCGTCATCCACCGGACGTAG
- a CDS encoding PAS domain-containing protein → MDSAIRVLLVDDDSAIADLTATYLERASDAIETVVETDPTEALVHVTDGAVDCVVSDYEMPETDGLEFLDEVRAVDPDLPFVLFTGKGSEEIASEAISAGVTDYLQKETGTDQYAVLANRVENAVAQYRAEREAARADRQIRRIFERITDAFFGLDDDWRFRYVNERAADFLGRDPDDLVGEDIREAFDTDDGGPFMAAYRKAFETQEPVTVEAESLLRPGTWLEVRVYPAEDGLSVYFRNVTERREAESELRDAKRKIEALHDVAARAVACETEQAVYDLAIETAEDILAFDLSTVDAHEDGVLVTKAVSKVLSTDGYYEVTPVETEGNLAARAYREGESSLVRDLRETDVVPAESEYRSALSVPIGDFAVFQAVSKEPDGFDEDDRELAELLAAHVSEALARIRTETELRAERDRFAALFENVPNAVVRYEIDDLDAVCRSVNPAFEDVFGWERDGIVGDSVDDYILPPDREREGASLNERVSRGRRIEGEEVSRMTRDGARDFLLHTASAAGEESEAFAIYVDITEQKERERQLTRQNERLEEFASVVSHDLRNPLNVALGRFELLAEECESDHLAPIGRSLDRMDGLVENLLALARRGQVVDDPQLVALSATAEEAWATVDTGDASLAVTDDAAVEADEARFRELLENLFRNAVEHSSTSNQPKADDAAERDDSLSRVAVGVLDDRTGFYVADDGPGIPPDAREEVFDHGFTTDEDGTGFGLAIVDSIADAHGWSVEVTEGEAGGARFEFSRVDTRDNDETARR, encoded by the coding sequence ATGGACAGCGCCATCCGCGTCCTGCTGGTGGACGACGACTCGGCCATCGCGGACCTGACCGCGACGTACCTCGAGCGCGCGAGCGACGCCATCGAGACGGTCGTCGAGACCGATCCGACCGAGGCGCTGGTCCACGTCACCGACGGCGCGGTCGACTGCGTGGTCAGCGACTACGAGATGCCCGAGACGGACGGGCTCGAGTTCCTCGACGAGGTCCGGGCGGTCGACCCCGACCTGCCGTTCGTGCTGTTCACCGGGAAGGGAAGCGAGGAGATCGCCAGCGAGGCCATCTCTGCGGGGGTGACCGACTACCTCCAGAAGGAGACGGGCACCGACCAGTACGCGGTGCTGGCCAACCGGGTCGAGAACGCGGTGGCCCAGTACCGCGCCGAGCGCGAGGCCGCCCGGGCCGACCGCCAGATACGGCGCATCTTCGAGCGCATCACCGACGCGTTCTTCGGCCTCGACGACGACTGGCGGTTCCGCTACGTCAACGAGCGGGCGGCCGACTTCCTGGGTCGGGACCCGGACGACCTCGTCGGCGAGGACATCCGCGAGGCGTTCGACACCGACGACGGCGGGCCGTTCATGGCGGCCTACCGCAAGGCGTTCGAAACCCAGGAGCCGGTCACCGTCGAGGCCGAGTCGCTGCTTCGGCCCGGAACGTGGCTCGAGGTCCGGGTCTATCCCGCCGAGGACGGCCTGTCGGTGTACTTCCGGAACGTCACCGAGCGCCGCGAGGCGGAGTCCGAACTCCGCGACGCCAAGCGGAAGATCGAGGCGCTCCACGACGTCGCGGCCAGGGCGGTCGCCTGCGAGACCGAGCAGGCCGTCTACGACCTCGCCATCGAGACCGCCGAGGACATCCTGGCGTTCGACCTCTCGACCGTCGACGCCCACGAGGACGGCGTCCTCGTAACGAAGGCCGTCTCGAAGGTGCTCTCGACCGACGGCTACTACGAGGTGACGCCGGTCGAGACCGAGGGCAACCTCGCGGCCCGGGCGTACCGGGAGGGCGAGTCGTCGCTCGTCCGTGACCTGCGCGAGACCGACGTAGTCCCGGCGGAGAGCGAGTACCGGTCGGCGCTGTCCGTCCCGATCGGCGACTTCGCGGTGTTCCAGGCCGTCTCGAAGGAGCCGGACGGGTTCGACGAGGACGACCGCGAACTGGCCGAACTCCTGGCGGCGCACGTCTCGGAGGCGCTGGCGCGGATCCGGACCGAGACCGAACTCCGGGCCGAGCGCGACCGGTTCGCCGCGCTGTTCGAGAACGTGCCGAACGCCGTGGTCCGCTACGAGATCGACGACCTCGACGCGGTCTGCCGGTCGGTGAACCCGGCCTTCGAGGACGTGTTCGGCTGGGAGCGGGACGGCATCGTCGGCGACTCGGTGGACGACTACATCCTGCCGCCGGACCGCGAGCGCGAGGGCGCGTCGCTCAACGAGCGGGTCAGCCGGGGCCGGCGCATCGAGGGCGAGGAAGTCAGCCGCATGACCCGTGACGGCGCGCGGGACTTCCTGCTCCACACCGCATCCGCGGCCGGCGAGGAGTCGGAGGCGTTCGCCATCTACGTCGACATCACCGAGCAGAAGGAGCGCGAGCGCCAGCTCACCCGCCAGAACGAGCGCTTAGAGGAGTTCGCGAGCGTCGTGAGCCACGACCTCCGCAACCCCCTCAACGTCGCGCTCGGCCGGTTCGAACTGCTCGCCGAGGAGTGCGAGAGCGACCACCTCGCCCCCATCGGCCGGTCGCTCGACCGGATGGACGGGCTGGTCGAGAACCTGCTCGCGCTGGCCCGGCGGGGCCAGGTCGTCGACGACCCGCAGCTGGTCGCGCTCTCGGCTACCGCCGAGGAGGCGTGGGCGACGGTCGACACCGGCGACGCGAGCCTGGCCGTGACCGACGACGCGGCGGTCGAGGCCGACGAGGCCCGGTTCCGGGAACTGCTGGAGAACCTGTTCCGGAACGCTGTGGAGCACAGCTCCACAAGCAATCAGCCGAAAGCTGATGACGCCGCGGAACGCGACGACTCGCTGTCGCGGGTCGCGGTCGGCGTCCTCGACGACAGGACGGGGTTCTACGTCGCGGATGACGGCCCCGGAATCCCACCGGACGCGCGCGAGGAGGTCTTCGACCACGGGTTCACGACCGACGAGGACGGCACCGGGTTCGGCCTCGCCATCGTGGACTCCATCGCCGACGCCCACGGCTGGTCGGTCGAGGTGACCGAGGGCGAAGCGGGCGGCGCCCGCTTCGAGTTCTCTCGGGTCGACACTCGCGACAACGACGAGACCGCGAGACGGTGA